One part of the Anaerolineales bacterium genome encodes these proteins:
- a CDS encoding response regulator — protein sequence MPVVRVLSIDDEKEILDLIRLILGRKGYEVEGAIGGEAGLAKARSWKPDLILLDLMMPDMDGWEVFHRIRADDTLANVPVIVVTARAQSIDRVLGLHVARVNDYVSKPFTPQDLVESVERVLAARFTGRPPAG from the coding sequence ATGCCCGTTGTCCGCGTGCTGAGCATCGACGACGAAAAAGAAATCCTGGACCTGATCCGTCTGATTCTCGGACGCAAGGGGTATGAAGTCGAAGGCGCCATCGGCGGCGAGGCGGGGCTGGCGAAGGCGCGCTCGTGGAAGCCGGATCTGATTCTGCTTGACCTGATGATGCCGGACATGGACGGCTGGGAGGTGTTCCACCGCATTCGGGCGGACGACACTCTGGCCAATGTCCCGGTGATTGTGGTCACCGCCCGGGCCCAGAGCATCGACCGGGTATTGGGGTTGCATGTCGCCCGGGTGAACGATTACGTCTCCAAACCCTTCACCCCGCAGGATTTGGTGGAGAGCGTGGAGCGGGTGCTGGCGGCAAGGTTCACCGGCAGGCCGCCGGCCGGATGA
- the miaB gene encoding tRNA (N6-isopentenyl adenosine(37)-C2)-methylthiotransferase MiaB has product MFYHLWTEGCQMNVADSRRVAGALEALGYLPAERAEAADVIVLNTCVVRQSAEDKACGRLTSLRPLKDRNPELVINLMGCLVGRRDPDGLRRRFPFVDVFSPPSDPRPLVRFLLRERPVRASGEIVAALAAAAEESPAGLPRFPLLVAGGSGAAPPAALVPIVLGCSHACTYCVIPYRRGGERSRPESEILEEIREWAAMGAREVTLLGQIVDRYGQDTGAPGLPALLRKVHAIDGLERIRFLTSHPNWMSDELIETVAALPKVCEHIEVPVQSGDDEVLARMKRGYTVEAYRRLIGRIRAAIPGASIATDVIVGFPGETAEQFQRTVDLLAELKMDTAHLARYSPRPETFSARNFPDDVPAEEKMRRFRTLEALQERIAADKNAGMLGKTVEVLVEGKHKGRWFGRTRTNRLVFFDDPSREWSARLAQVKISHTSAWSLQGAVER; this is encoded by the coding sequence ATGTTCTACCACCTCTGGACCGAAGGCTGCCAGATGAATGTGGCGGATTCGCGGCGCGTGGCCGGCGCGCTGGAAGCGCTCGGCTACCTGCCCGCCGAACGCGCCGAAGCCGCCGATGTGATCGTCCTCAACACCTGCGTCGTGCGCCAGAGTGCGGAGGACAAAGCCTGCGGCCGGCTGACCTCGCTGCGCCCGCTTAAGGACCGCAATCCCGAGTTGGTGATCAATCTGATGGGCTGCCTGGTCGGCCGGCGGGATCCGGACGGTCTGCGCCGGCGCTTTCCGTTTGTGGACGTCTTTTCGCCGCCTTCGGATCCGCGGCCGCTTGTCCGTTTTCTCCTGCGCGAGCGTCCGGTGCGCGCTTCGGGCGAAATCGTCGCCGCGCTCGCAGCCGCCGCGGAGGAATCCCCCGCCGGACTCCCGCGCTTTCCCTTGCTCGTCGCGGGCGGTTCCGGCGCGGCTCCGCCCGCCGCGCTGGTGCCGATCGTCCTCGGATGCTCGCACGCCTGCACCTATTGCGTCATTCCCTACCGCCGCGGAGGAGAGCGCTCGCGGCCGGAATCCGAAATCCTCGAGGAAATCCGCGAGTGGGCGGCGATGGGGGCGCGCGAAGTGACTCTGCTCGGGCAGATCGTCGACCGCTATGGACAGGATACCGGCGCGCCGGGCCTGCCCGCCCTGCTCCGCAAAGTTCACGCGATCGACGGCCTGGAGCGCATCCGCTTCCTCACCTCGCACCCGAATTGGATGAGCGACGAGCTGATCGAGACCGTCGCGGCGCTTCCCAAAGTGTGCGAACACATCGAAGTCCCGGTCCAGTCGGGCGACGACGAAGTGTTGGCCCGCATGAAGCGCGGCTACACGGTGGAAGCCTATCGCCGTCTGATCGGCCGCATCCGCGCCGCAATTCCCGGCGCGTCAATCGCCACCGACGTGATCGTCGGCTTTCCGGGCGAGACGGCGGAGCAGTTCCAACGCACGGTTGATCTGCTCGCCGAATTGAAAATGGACACGGCCCACCTGGCGCGCTACTCGCCGCGCCCGGAGACTTTTTCCGCGCGCAACTTTCCCGACGACGTCCCCGCCGAGGAGAAGATGCGCCGCTTCCGGACGCTGGAGGCACTGCAGGAGCGGATCGCCGCGGACAAGAACGCCGGGATGCTCGGAAAAACGGTTGAGGTGCTCGTGGAGGGGAAGCATAAAGGGCGCTGGTTCGGCCGCACGCGTACCAACCGCTTGGTGTTCTTCGACGACCCGTCGCGCGAGTGGTCAGCGCGCTTGGCGCAGGTGAAAATTTCACATACGTCGGCTTGGAGTCTTCAAGGGGCGGTTGAACGATAG
- a CDS encoding peptidoglycan DD-metalloendopeptidase family protein, protein MKRILFLSLILILALWPRTPAVRAQVDGPVYIVQEGDSYWAIADTFKVTIPDLLAANGFGENHIINPGDRMVIPGYEGIQGILSTRTVELGETLATLSLSTGIPADILLRLNRLVNPQRLYAGQTLIVVAPEEGSPELIRRENGKTVTLAAGTPLLAAAAAEGANPWELAAWNGVSSPAGQFSGQNLLVVGGDQPLRAWPAPVEDIQFKSLPLVQGETGEVILSLSQEAQVEGTLGEYTLHFQDWNGQWVSLQGIHGQAKPQTYPFTLTVALADGRTAAFQQDVLVISGNYPTEPDLKVPPETLDPATIDSESEQVRSMVAPFTQERYWDDLFLAPANKGITSLYGNRRSYNNGAYYYFHTGVDYAALEKDPFYAPAAGRVIFTGPLTICGNTTILDHGWGVYSRFCHQQTIKVQVGEMVQPGQEIGLIGHTGRAAGPHLHWEIWVGGIQVNPLTWTKVTFP, encoded by the coding sequence ATGAAGCGGATCCTCTTTCTTAGCCTGATTTTGATTCTTGCCCTTTGGCCGCGGACGCCTGCCGTACGGGCCCAGGTCGACGGTCCGGTTTACATCGTCCAGGAGGGAGATTCGTATTGGGCGATCGCCGACACGTTTAAGGTGACCATCCCCGATCTGCTCGCCGCCAATGGATTCGGGGAGAACCATATCATCAACCCCGGCGACCGGATGGTTATCCCCGGATACGAGGGAATTCAAGGGATCCTTTCGACCCGGACGGTGGAATTGGGCGAGACGCTGGCGACCCTTTCGCTCAGCACCGGAATCCCCGCCGACATCCTGTTACGGCTGAACCGCCTGGTCAACCCTCAGCGGTTGTATGCCGGGCAGACTCTGATCGTCGTCGCTCCCGAGGAAGGATCCCCGGAGTTGATCCGCCGGGAAAACGGAAAGACCGTCACGCTCGCGGCGGGGACTCCGTTGCTCGCGGCGGCCGCCGCCGAGGGGGCGAATCCGTGGGAACTGGCCGCTTGGAACGGCGTTTCCTCCCCGGCGGGCCAGTTTTCCGGGCAGAATCTGCTCGTCGTCGGAGGGGATCAGCCGTTGCGGGCGTGGCCGGCTCCCGTGGAGGACATTCAATTCAAATCCCTGCCGCTGGTCCAGGGGGAAACCGGCGAAGTCATCCTTTCGCTTTCCCAAGAAGCGCAGGTGGAAGGAACCCTTGGAGAATACACGCTGCACTTCCAAGACTGGAATGGGCAATGGGTGAGCCTGCAGGGCATCCACGGCCAGGCCAAACCGCAAACCTACCCGTTCACGCTGACGGTCGCGCTGGCCGACGGCCGCACCGCCGCCTTCCAACAGGACGTGCTGGTGATCAGCGGAAATTACCCGACCGAGCCCGATCTTAAAGTCCCGCCCGAAACGCTCGATCCGGCAACGATCGATTCGGAATCCGAGCAGGTCCGATCGATGGTCGCCCCATTTACCCAGGAGCGGTATTGGGACGATTTGTTCCTCGCGCCCGCCAACAAAGGGATCACGTCGCTGTACGGCAACCGGCGCAGCTACAACAACGGCGCCTATTACTACTTTCACACCGGCGTGGACTACGCCGCCCTGGAAAAGGATCCGTTCTACGCGCCGGCCGCCGGCCGGGTGATCTTCACCGGGCCGCTGACCATCTGCGGGAACACGACGATCCTCGACCACGGTTGGGGCGTGTATTCCCGTTTCTGCCATCAGCAAACGATCAAAGTGCAAGTGGGCGAGATGGTTCAACCCGGCCAGGAAATCGGCCTGATCGGGCATACGGGACGAGCGGCAGGCCCCCACCTTCATTGGGAGATTTGGGTCGGGGGAATTCAAGTCAATCCGCTGACGTGGACGAAAGTGACGTTCCCGTAA
- a CDS encoding ABC transporter ATP-binding protein, producing MDVIQAKELVKRYGPVAAVDGVTFEVRAGEIFGMVGPNGAGKTTTIECCEGLRRPDGGSLRVLGMDPRADEKALRKRTGVQLQTAALPPRLKVWEALDLFGAFYNPPADWKLLMERMGLAEKRNAYVSKLSGGQRQRLFIALSLLNDPELVFLDELTTGLDPQARRAMWDLVLDIRAKGKTVFLTTHFMEEAERLCDRVAILDHGRIIALDAPQNLVRGLGAENRVIFETDDWFPAEDLCRAPGAARAERTGERVTVYGRGDALVGGVVNLLAAKGIRYRGLRTEQPSLDDVFLALTGRELRD from the coding sequence ATGGATGTCATCCAAGCCAAAGAATTGGTGAAACGGTATGGGCCGGTTGCGGCGGTGGACGGGGTCACGTTCGAAGTCCGCGCCGGTGAAATCTTCGGCATGGTCGGCCCCAACGGAGCGGGCAAGACCACCACAATCGAATGCTGCGAGGGTTTGCGCCGGCCGGACGGGGGATCGCTGCGGGTTCTGGGGATGGATCCGCGGGCCGACGAGAAGGCGCTCCGCAAACGGACCGGCGTGCAACTGCAAACCGCCGCCCTCCCCCCGCGGTTGAAGGTCTGGGAGGCGCTGGATCTTTTCGGCGCGTTCTACAATCCCCCGGCGGATTGGAAGCTGTTGATGGAGCGGATGGGTTTGGCGGAGAAGCGCAACGCGTACGTGTCGAAGCTTTCCGGAGGCCAGCGCCAGCGGCTGTTCATCGCCCTTTCGCTGCTCAACGATCCGGAATTGGTGTTTCTGGACGAGCTGACCACCGGGTTGGATCCGCAGGCGCGGCGCGCCATGTGGGATTTGGTGCTCGACATCCGCGCCAAGGGCAAAACCGTGTTCCTGACGACGCATTTCATGGAAGAGGCGGAGCGGCTGTGCGACCGGGTGGCGATTCTCGACCATGGGCGGATCATCGCGCTTGATGCGCCGCAAAACCTGGTGCGCGGGCTGGGCGCCGAGAACCGGGTGATCTTCGAAACCGACGATTGGTTCCCGGCCGAGGATCTGTGCCGGGCGCCGGGTGCGGCGCGGGCGGAACGGACGGGGGAGCGCGTCACCGTGTACGGCCGCGGCGACGCGCTGGTGGGCGGAGTGGTGAACCTGCTTGCGGCGAAGGGCATCCGCTACCGCGGCTTGCGAACCGAACAGCCCTCGCTCGACGACGTCTTTCTCGCCCTGACCGGACGCGAACTCCGGGATTAA
- a CDS encoding ABC transporter permease: MRALAKLTLIQIKLFLREPIALFFTLAYAPMMLVLFGSIYGNEPIATFGGRGTVDVSVPAYIGLIIISVGLMSVPIATSSSREAGVLRRFRVTPLPPALYLLSDVTVYFLMTLAGVILLVLVGRFGYNMRFDGNILSVLGGFSLGTLAILACGYLIAGLAPTARIAQTAGMVIAFPMMFLSGATIPTEFLPDTVRTVGKFLPVTHVVTLMQGLWKGDSWSAHGTEALVLAGILVAGVFLAAKTFRWE, encoded by the coding sequence ATGCGCGCTTTGGCCAAACTGACCCTGATCCAGATCAAACTCTTCCTACGCGAGCCGATCGCGCTGTTCTTTACGCTCGCCTACGCGCCGATGATGCTGGTGTTGTTCGGGTCGATCTACGGCAACGAGCCGATCGCCACGTTCGGCGGGCGCGGAACGGTGGACGTCTCGGTCCCCGCCTACATCGGCCTGATCATCATCAGCGTGGGTTTGATGAGCGTTCCGATCGCCACTTCCAGCAGCCGGGAGGCCGGGGTGCTGCGCCGCTTCCGGGTGACGCCCCTTCCGCCGGCGCTGTACCTGCTCTCCGACGTGACGGTCTACTTCCTGATGACCCTGGCGGGCGTGATCCTGCTTGTCCTGGTCGGCCGGTTCGGCTACAACATGCGGTTCGACGGGAACATCCTAAGCGTGCTCGGCGGTTTCAGCCTGGGAACCCTGGCGATCCTGGCTTGCGGATACCTGATCGCCGGCCTCGCGCCGACGGCCCGGATCGCCCAGACGGCGGGGATGGTGATCGCCTTTCCGATGATGTTCCTCTCCGGAGCGACCATCCCGACGGAATTCCTTCCGGATACCGTCCGCACGGTCGGAAAATTCCTTCCGGTCACCCATGTCGTCACCCTGATGCAAGGATTGTGGAAGGGCGATTCGTGGAGCGCCCATGGAACCGAGGCGCTCGTCCTGGCGGGCATTCTGGTGGCGGGGGTGTTCTTGGCGGCGAAAACCTTCCGCTGGGAGTAA
- a CDS encoding homoserine dehydrogenase, producing MKTYKLFFLGFGTIGRALARLLLEKDVILRDMYGVSFATAAVATRRHGCAMDPAGLDLSEVLRHADSGAPIGKKACDEKDLETALRASRADILVELTPTDRASGEPAIAHIRTALQSGMHVVTANKGPVAFAYRELRDLAEKAGRRFLFEAAVMDGTPVFSLRREALPSARILGFRAILNSTTNYLLGRMEEGMDFEEAVGAAQKVGIAETDPMADVEGWDAVLKVAALVNVWMEYPMRPEEVFRQGIGGLNPAAVRRARSEGRPYKLVCRAARAAAGVAASVRPEQVAADDPLASVRGTGTMLCLESDALPGLSISGAEPSPRTTAYGLLSDILSIARGEPPPSSSPV from the coding sequence ATGAAAACCTACAAACTTTTTTTCCTCGGTTTTGGAACCATCGGCCGCGCGTTGGCCCGCCTGTTGTTGGAAAAGGACGTTATCCTGCGCGATATGTACGGGGTGTCGTTCGCGACGGCCGCGGTCGCCACCCGCCGGCACGGTTGCGCGATGGATCCCGCGGGATTGGATTTGAGCGAAGTGCTCCGACACGCGGATTCCGGCGCGCCGATCGGGAAGAAGGCGTGTGACGAAAAAGATTTGGAGACCGCGCTGAGGGCGTCGCGGGCGGACATCCTGGTGGAGCTTACACCGACCGACCGGGCAAGCGGCGAACCCGCGATCGCCCACATCCGTACCGCGCTACAATCCGGGATGCATGTCGTCACGGCCAACAAAGGTCCGGTGGCCTTCGCCTACCGCGAATTGCGCGATCTGGCGGAAAAAGCCGGGCGCCGATTCCTTTTCGAGGCCGCCGTCATGGACGGCACGCCGGTTTTTTCGCTGCGGCGGGAGGCGCTGCCGTCGGCGCGCATCCTGGGATTCCGCGCGATATTGAACTCGACCACGAATTACCTGCTCGGCCGGATGGAAGAGGGGATGGATTTCGAAGAGGCGGTCGGGGCGGCGCAGAAGGTCGGAATCGCCGAGACCGATCCGATGGCGGACGTCGAGGGCTGGGACGCGGTGTTGAAGGTGGCGGCTTTGGTAAACGTTTGGATGGAGTACCCTATGCGGCCGGAGGAGGTCTTCCGGCAGGGAATCGGCGGATTGAACCCCGCCGCCGTCCGGCGCGCCCGGTCGGAAGGGCGCCCATATAAATTGGTCTGCCGCGCCGCCCGCGCGGCGGCGGGGGTGGCGGCATCCGTGCGGCCGGAGCAGGTCGCCGCGGACGATCCGTTGGCGTCCGTCCGCGGCACCGGGACGATGCTATGCCTGGAATCCGACGCACTGCCAGGGCTGAGCATCAGCGGCGCCGAACCCAGCCCCCGGACGACCGCCTACGGGCTATTGTCAGATATCCTGAGCATCGCCCGCGGAGAGCCCCCTCCTTCATCCTCCCCCGTTTAG
- a CDS encoding polysaccharide deacetylase family protein — protein sequence MQTEWFRSQMDWLSDNGYRTITAEQLASFLDGSGVPAKSVVLTFDIGTAHRDDYEENILPLFRQYGFHALFFVLTNAIGEECGGENKVCWQDLKDWSAEGLVSVESHGVYHPDYAQLSAAEQRWDSETSRQIIAEKTGRAPVGFAYPFDSSDESARKVVEAAGYRFALSGNTRDDRSVHRSDPDRYNLPRVYPYSNPQIYPAVYAAYGKTFGEVISDNSETASSASSAPSPTVSVSPTRTTASADEYFAACAAVDQIANPAQRSSALNRLSFPLDLTAEAQAELSSPVVLKPSCNIARGNLPRGVVLHITRGTLTASLSQFQQPGSTSAHYVIDRNGQVYQLVPESLGAFHASCGGSRSVCIASCPLCENPDGTFREPYLQSVGIELVNDGQLPHPETYAGLIYEDYLMAFGYRYWEDFPDAQLKAMVTLVNDIRARWGIPLELVVGHYRINNKTDPGPALNISWRRVGNPAREPIFSE from the coding sequence ATGCAGACCGAATGGTTCCGTTCGCAGATGGACTGGCTGTCGGATAACGGATACCGCACCATCACCGCCGAGCAGTTGGCGTCCTTCCTCGACGGCAGCGGCGTCCCGGCGAAATCCGTCGTCCTGACCTTCGACATCGGCACCGCCCATCGCGACGACTACGAGGAAAACATCCTTCCCCTGTTCCGCCAATACGGCTTCCACGCGCTTTTCTTCGTCCTCACCAACGCCATCGGCGAGGAATGCGGCGGGGAAAATAAAGTCTGCTGGCAGGATCTAAAGGATTGGTCCGCGGAAGGATTGGTCTCGGTGGAATCGCACGGGGTGTACCATCCCGACTACGCCCAGTTGTCCGCCGCGGAGCAGCGCTGGGATTCGGAAACCTCGCGGCAGATCATCGCCGAAAAAACCGGCCGCGCGCCGGTCGGCTTTGCCTACCCCTTCGACTCGTCCGACGAGAGCGCCAGGAAGGTCGTCGAAGCCGCGGGGTACCGCTTCGCCCTTTCCGGCAACACCCGCGACGACCGTTCCGTTCACCGCTCGGATCCCGACCGGTACAACCTCCCCCGCGTGTACCCCTACTCCAATCCGCAGATCTATCCGGCGGTCTACGCGGCCTACGGAAAAACTTTTGGGGAAGTCATATCCGACAACAGCGAAACCGCGTCCTCCGCTTCTTCCGCGCCATCGCCGACGGTCTCCGTCAGCCCGACCCGGACCACAGCCTCCGCGGACGAATATTTCGCCGCCTGCGCCGCCGTCGACCAAATCGCAAATCCCGCCCAGCGGTCGTCCGCCCTGAACCGGCTCTCCTTTCCGCTGGACCTCACCGCCGAAGCCCAAGCGGAACTGTCGAGTCCGGTGGTCCTCAAGCCATCCTGCAACATCGCCCGGGGAAACCTCCCGCGCGGAGTCGTGCTTCACATTACGCGCGGCACGTTGACGGCATCCCTGAGCCAGTTTCAACAGCCGGGTTCCACCAGCGCGCATTACGTCATCGATCGCAACGGCCAGGTCTACCAGCTCGTCCCCGAATCGCTGGGCGCGTTCCACGCTTCCTGCGGCGGGAGCCGCTCGGTGTGCATTGCTTCCTGTCCGCTGTGCGAGAATCCGGACGGAACCTTCCGCGAGCCGTACCTGCAATCGGTCGGGATCGAACTGGTCAACGACGGCCAGCTTCCTCATCCGGAGACGTACGCCGGATTGATCTACGAGGACTACCTGATGGCGTTCGGATACCGCTATTGGGAGGATTTTCCCGACGCGCAGCTTAAGGCGATGGTCACCCTGGTAAACGACATCCGCGCACGCTGGGGAATTCCGCTCGAACTCGTCGTCGGCCACTACCGGATCAACAATAAAACCGATCCCGGACCGGCGCTGAACATTTCTTGGCGTCGGGTGGGAAATCCGGCCCGGGAACCGATTTTTTCAGAATAG
- a CDS encoding thioesterase family protein — translation MPELKAGLTHEIAMTVTSDRTAKHLETGDASVLSTPSMVWLVEHAAQVLAQMHLPEGQTTVGAEVAVRHLAPTPLGMRVTAKVRIEEVNGRKILFSAEVTDEKEKVGEGRHVRVIVDQKRFMEKVKEKT, via the coding sequence ATGCCGGAATTGAAAGCGGGATTGACGCACGAAATCGCGATGACCGTCACTTCAGACCGCACCGCCAAACACCTCGAAACCGGAGACGCGTCGGTGCTCTCGACGCCGTCGATGGTCTGGCTGGTGGAGCACGCCGCGCAGGTCCTCGCGCAGATGCACCTGCCCGAAGGGCAGACCACCGTCGGCGCGGAAGTGGCCGTACGCCACCTGGCTCCCACGCCGCTCGGAATGCGGGTGACCGCCAAGGTCCGGATTGAGGAAGTGAACGGCCGGAAAATCCTCTTTTCCGCCGAGGTGACCGACGAGAAAGAGAAGGTCGGCGAGGGGCGGCACGTGCGCGTGATCGTCGATCAAAAACGGTTCATGGAGAAAGTAAAGGAGAAGACCTAG
- a CDS encoding DUF192 domain-containing protein, which translates to MREAELTRSCGRTAAVRLAPQGRRLARRVKICRGFGAKLLGLMFRRRLAETEGALLVYSRPSRTETVIHMFFVPFPLGVFWLDERGTVVDRVRAMPWRPFYASAVPACYVLELHPRALDVLPRGGRVEMYEADPLS; encoded by the coding sequence ATGCGCGAAGCGGAGCTGACGCGTTCGTGCGGACGGACAGCGGCCGTGCGGCTGGCGCCGCAAGGCAGGCGGCTCGCCCGGCGGGTGAAAATCTGCCGCGGATTCGGCGCCAAGCTGCTCGGACTGATGTTCCGCAGGCGCCTGGCGGAAACCGAAGGCGCCTTGCTGGTGTATTCCCGCCCTTCGCGGACGGAAACTGTGATCCATATGTTCTTTGTCCCGTTCCCCCTGGGGGTTTTCTGGCTGGACGAGCGGGGAACGGTGGTCGACCGCGTGCGCGCCATGCCCTGGCGGCCGTTCTATGCTTCGGCCGTTCCGGCCTGCTACGTGCTGGAATTGCACCCGCGCGCTTTGGATGTCTTGCCTCGTGGCGGCCGTGTGGAGATGTATGAAGCGGATCCTCTTTCTTAG
- the aspS gene encoding aspartate--tRNA ligase yields MYKTVRCGELRAADIGKEVTLAGWVDRWRDHGGVIFLDVRDRWGVVQATANPAIAPAAHETAATLRNEFVVQIRGVVRRRPSGMENPNLATGEVEVESRAVEVLNPALTPPFNINEELPVDENVRLKYRYLDLRRERMQKNLLLRHKIIKYMRDYLDARGFIEVETPILFKTTPEGARDYLVPSRVHPGCFYALPQSPQQLKQLLMVAGVERYFQIARCFRDEDQRGDRQPEFTQLDLEMSFVHRDDVLDLIEGLFTELIPAVAPQKKIQEIPFPRLTWHEAMNRYGIDKPDLRFGMELFDASAVFAKSEFKVFQEALKNGGVVKCIVVPGCAAYSRKEVDDLTAFAQEQGGKGLATVAYTGEGVKGNVSKFVSAAEADALRALAGAKDGDLILVAADKLMTANKVLGALRLLFRERLRLADPSTVSLVWVIDFPMFHWNEDEKRWEAEHHAFTMPKEADLDKIDSDPGAVLSDAYDLVINGIELGSGSIRIHRREIQQKVFERIGLSGAEIKDRFGHLLEAFEYGAPPHGGMAPGIDRLAMVLADEPNIREVIAFPKNQQALDVMADAPSPADPKQLKELHIRLIEEN; encoded by the coding sequence ATGTACAAGACTGTTCGCTGCGGCGAGTTGCGGGCCGCGGACATCGGCAAGGAAGTCACCCTGGCCGGCTGGGTCGACCGTTGGCGGGACCACGGCGGGGTGATCTTCCTCGACGTTCGCGACCGCTGGGGGGTGGTTCAAGCGACGGCCAATCCGGCGATCGCCCCCGCCGCGCACGAAACGGCCGCGACACTGCGCAACGAATTCGTCGTCCAAATCCGCGGCGTCGTCCGCCGCCGCCCGAGCGGGATGGAGAATCCAAACCTCGCCACCGGCGAAGTGGAGGTCGAAAGCCGCGCGGTCGAGGTGCTCAACCCGGCCCTGACCCCTCCTTTCAACATCAACGAAGAGCTCCCGGTCGACGAGAACGTGCGCCTCAAGTACCGCTATCTGGACCTGCGCCGCGAGCGGATGCAGAAGAACCTTCTCCTGCGCCACAAGATCATCAAGTACATGCGCGACTACCTCGACGCGCGCGGCTTCATCGAAGTTGAAACGCCGATCCTGTTCAAGACCACCCCCGAGGGCGCGCGCGATTACCTCGTCCCCTCGCGCGTCCATCCCGGGTGCTTTTACGCCCTGCCGCAGAGCCCGCAGCAGCTCAAGCAACTGCTGATGGTGGCCGGCGTGGAGCGCTACTTCCAGATCGCCCGCTGTTTCCGCGACGAAGACCAGCGCGGCGACCGCCAGCCGGAGTTCACCCAGCTGGACCTGGAAATGTCGTTCGTCCACCGCGACGACGTGCTCGATCTGATCGAAGGCCTCTTCACCGAATTAATCCCCGCGGTCGCCCCGCAGAAGAAAATCCAGGAAATTCCTTTCCCGCGCCTGACCTGGCACGAGGCGATGAACCGCTACGGGATCGACAAACCCGACCTGCGCTTCGGGATGGAACTCTTCGACGCGAGCGCGGTGTTCGCGAAGAGCGAATTCAAAGTGTTCCAAGAAGCCCTGAAGAACGGCGGAGTGGTTAAATGCATCGTTGTCCCCGGGTGCGCGGCGTACAGCCGCAAGGAAGTGGACGACCTGACCGCCTTCGCCCAGGAACAGGGCGGGAAGGGGCTGGCAACGGTCGCCTACACCGGCGAAGGGGTCAAAGGCAACGTGTCCAAATTCGTCTCGGCCGCGGAAGCCGACGCCCTGCGCGCCCTCGCCGGGGCGAAGGACGGCGACCTGATCCTGGTAGCGGCCGACAAGCTGATGACGGCCAACAAGGTGCTCGGCGCGCTGCGCCTGCTGTTCCGGGAGCGATTGCGCCTCGCCGATCCGAGCACCGTCTCCCTGGTGTGGGTGATCGATTTTCCGATGTTCCATTGGAACGAGGACGAGAAGCGCTGGGAGGCGGAGCACCATGCGTTCACGATGCCCAAAGAGGCCGATCTGGACAAGATCGACTCGGATCCGGGGGCGGTGCTTTCGGACGCCTACGATCTGGTGATCAACGGCATCGAACTCGGGTCGGGTTCGATCCGAATCCACCGCCGCGAAATCCAGCAAAAGGTGTTTGAACGCATCGGGTTAAGCGGCGCGGAGATCAAGGATCGGTTCGGGCATCTGCTCGAAGCCTTCGAGTACGGCGCTCCTCCCCACGGCGGCATGGCGCCGGGAATCGACCGGTTGGCGATGGTGCTGGCGGACGAACCCAACATCCGCGAGGTGATCGCCTTCCCGAAGAACCAGCAGGCACTGGACGTGATGGCGGACGCGCCTTCGCCGGCCGATCCAAAACAGCTCAAAGAATTGCACATCCGCCTGATCGAGGAGAATTAA